The following coding sequences are from one Novosphingobium sp. KACC 22771 window:
- a CDS encoding NuoB/complex I 20 kDa subunit family protein encodes MSTNPSFEPIMAANGKLVAPDQGFFNDLSSEVSDKGFLVTSTEELFQWARTGSLWWMTFGLACCAVEMIHVNMPRYDMERFGAAPRASPRQSDVMIVAGTLCNKMAPALRKVYDQMSNPKYVISMGSCANGGGYYHYSYSVVRGCDRIVPVDIYVPGCPPTAEALLYGIMQLQRKIRRVGTIER; translated from the coding sequence ATGAGTACAAATCCCTCCTTTGAACCGATCATGGCGGCCAACGGCAAGTTGGTCGCCCCCGATCAGGGTTTCTTTAACGACCTGTCGAGCGAAGTCTCCGACAAGGGCTTTCTGGTAACCAGCACCGAGGAGCTGTTTCAGTGGGCCCGTACCGGCTCGCTGTGGTGGATGACCTTTGGCCTGGCTTGCTGCGCTGTGGAAATGATCCACGTCAATATGCCGCGCTATGACATGGAGCGCTTCGGTGCTGCTCCGCGCGCATCGCCGCGCCAGTCGGACGTGATGATCGTGGCCGGCACGCTGTGCAACAAGATGGCCCCGGCGCTGCGCAAGGTCTATGACCAGATGTCGAACCCCAAGTATGTGATCTCGATGGGATCGTGTGCGAATGGTGGCGGCTATTACCACTATTCCTATTCGGTGGTGCGCGGATGCGATCGCATCGTGCCGGTTGACATCTATGTCCCCGGTTGCCCGCCGACCGCCGAAGCCTTGCTCTATGGCATCATGCAGCTGCAGCGGAAGATCCGCCGCGTCGGCACCATCGAGCGTTGA
- a CDS encoding NADH-quinone oxidoreductase subunit A — MIDLSHYLSNYLPILIFLGIALGLSSAFVILPILVSRLTGSYKPDADKLSEYECGFPAFEEPRSQFDVRFYLVAILFIIFDLEAAFLFPWAVSLKETGWAGWLTMMVFLAELVIGYAYAWKKGALDWE, encoded by the coding sequence TTGATCGACCTGTCGCACTACCTGTCGAACTACCTTCCCATCCTGATCTTTCTCGGGATCGCGCTTGGTTTGTCTTCGGCCTTCGTCATTTTGCCCATTCTCGTGTCGCGCCTTACGGGTTCGTACAAGCCGGATGCTGACAAGCTTTCGGAATATGAATGCGGTTTCCCCGCCTTTGAAGAACCGCGCAGTCAGTTTGACGTGCGTTTCTATCTCGTGGCGATCCTCTTCATCATCTTCGATCTCGAAGCAGCTTTCCTGTTTCCCTGGGCGGTCAGCCTTAAGGAAACCGGCTGGGCCGGCTGGCTGACGATGATGGTGTTTCTGGCCGAACTCGTGATCGGCTATGCCTATGCGTGGAAGAAGGGAGCGTTGGACTGGGAATGA
- a CDS encoding thiolase family protein, with amino-acid sequence MAQISAADPIVILSYARTPMGAMQGSLSDVSATELGATAVKAAVERSGIAGEDIERAYMGCVLPAGLGQAPARQAVIKAGLPKSVQATTVNKVCGSGMQTVIMASEALAAGSVDFVIAGGMESMTNAPYLLKKHRSGARIGHDTAYDHMFLDGLEDAYEGAAMGSFAQVTANDYGLTREGMDAYSIESLARAKAAVAEGRFADEIAPVTIKTRAGEVVVDTDEAPGKGRPDKIPALKPAFAKDGTITAASSSSISDGAAAMVLTRQSVADAKGAKPVAIVKAVAAHAHDPKLFTTAPVGAIQKALDKAGWTVADVDLFEVNEAFACVAMFAIHDLGLDHAKVNVNGGATALGHPIGCSGARILVTLIAALKARGLKKGVAALCIGGGEGTAVAVELV; translated from the coding sequence ATGGCACAGATTTCCGCTGCTGATCCCATCGTCATCCTTTCCTACGCCCGCACCCCGATGGGCGCGATGCAGGGCAGCCTCTCCGACGTGTCCGCCACCGAACTGGGCGCCACCGCCGTCAAGGCCGCCGTGGAACGCTCCGGCATCGCGGGCGAGGACATCGAGCGCGCCTATATGGGCTGCGTGCTTCCCGCAGGGCTTGGTCAGGCTCCCGCGCGTCAGGCCGTGATCAAGGCCGGTCTGCCCAAGTCGGTTCAGGCCACCACCGTCAACAAGGTCTGCGGCTCGGGCATGCAGACCGTCATCATGGCCTCCGAAGCGCTGGCGGCGGGCAGCGTGGATTTCGTCATCGCGGGCGGCATGGAAAGCATGACCAACGCGCCCTATCTGCTCAAAAAGCATCGCTCGGGCGCGCGCATCGGCCATGACACCGCCTATGACCACATGTTCCTCGACGGCCTCGAAGATGCCTATGAAGGCGCCGCCATGGGCAGCTTTGCGCAGGTCACCGCCAATGATTACGGCCTGACGCGCGAAGGCATGGACGCCTATTCCATCGAATCGCTGGCCCGCGCGAAGGCGGCTGTCGCAGAAGGTCGTTTTGCCGACGAAATCGCCCCCGTGACGATCAAGACCCGCGCTGGCGAAGTCGTTGTCGACACCGACGAAGCCCCCGGCAAGGGCCGCCCGGACAAGATCCCGGCGCTCAAGCCCGCTTTTGCCAAGGACGGCACGATCACGGCGGCCTCGTCCTCCTCGATCTCGGACGGCGCGGCGGCCATGGTGCTGACCCGCCAGAGCGTGGCCGATGCCAAGGGCGCGAAGCCCGTCGCCATCGTCAAGGCCGTTGCCGCGCACGCGCATGACCCCAAGCTGTTCACCACGGCCCCGGTCGGCGCGATCCAGAAGGCGCTCGACAAGGCGGGCTGGACCGTTGCCGATGTTGATCTGTTCGAAGTCAACGAAGCCTTTGCCTGCGTCGCCATGTTCGCGATCCACGACCTCGGCCTCGATCACGCCAAGGTCAATGTCAACGGCGGCGCGACCGCTCTGGGCCACCCGATCGGCTGTTCGGGCGCGCGCATCCTCGTGACTCTGATCGCGGCCCTCAAGGCGCGCGGGCTGAAGAAGGGCGTGGCCGCGCTTTGCATCGGCGGCGGCGAAGGTACGGCTGTGGCGGTCGAACTGGTTTAA